A region from the Brassica napus cultivar Da-Ae chromosome C8, Da-Ae, whole genome shotgun sequence genome encodes:
- the LOC106379021 gene encoding aspartate--tRNA ligase 2, cytoplasmic-like, translating into MGFVSIHTPKLLASSSEGGSAVFRLDYEGQPVCLAQSPQLHKQMAICGDLRRVFVVGPVFRAEDSFTHRHLCEFVGLDAEMEIYKDYSEIMDLVDELFVFMFTELNEKCKKELEAVGKQYPFEPLKFLEKTLRLTFEEGTQMLKEAGVEVDPLGDLNTESERKLGQLVLEKYKTEFYILHRFPTAVRPFYTMPCADNPLYSNSFDVFIRGEEIMSGGQRVHVPEVLEKRARECGIDVKTISTYIYSFKYGAPPHGGFGVLGWSEW; encoded by the exons ATGGGTTTTGTTAGTATCCACACACCGAAACTGCTGGCTAGTAGTAGCGAAGGAGGTTCTGCTGTGTTTAGGTTGGACTACGAGGGACAACCTGTTTGCCTGGCTCAGTCTCCTCAGCTTCACAAGCAAATGGCTATATGTGGTGACTTGCGTCGTGTCTTTGTGGTAGGTCCTGTTTTCAGAGCTGAAGACTCGTTCACTCATAGACATCTCTGTGAATTTGTGGGTCTTGATGCGGAGATGGAGATTTATAAAGACTACTCTGAG ATAATGGACCTTGTGGACGAGTTATTTGTGTTTATGTTCACTGAGTTGAATGAGAAGTGCAAAAAGGAACTTGAAGCTGTTGGAAAGCAATACCCTTTTGAACCGTTGAAG TTTCTTGAAAAAACATTGAGGTTAACCTTTGAAGAAGGGACACAGATGCTAAAG GAAGCTGGTGTGGAGGTTGATCCTCTTGGCGATCTAAACACTGAATCTGAGAGAAAACTTGGCCAACTTGTATTGGAAAA GTACAAGACTGAGTTTTATATACTGCATCGGTTTCCGACAGCTGTTAGGCCTTTCTACACAATGCCTTGTGCTGATAATCCTCTTTACAGTAACTCCTTTGATGTCTTCATCAGAG GTGAGGAGATCATGTCAGGAGGTCAACGTGTCCATGTCCCAGAAGTTTTGGAGAAACGTGCAAGAGAATGCGGCATTGATGTCAAGACAATATCCACATACATCTATTCAttcaa GTACGGAGCGCCTCCACACGGTGGATTCGGAGTTTTGGGTTGGAGCGAGTGGTGA
- the LOC106380128 gene encoding putative leucine-rich repeat receptor-like serine/threonine-protein kinase At3g53590, whose translation MNSKTCGSVFLVAFCCLLLQSADSRTDLSEVTALRVIKRSLIDPMRNLSNWEKGDPCNSNWTGITCFERSHDDGHFHVRELQLMRLNLSGELAPEVGQLSYLEILNVMWNNITGRIPLEIGKISSLKLLLLNGNKLTGSLPPELGNLRNLNRLQVDENNITGSVPPAFGNMTSIKHLHLNNNTLTGEIPVELSKLNNLAHLILDNNNLTGSLPQELARLPSFTILQMDNNNFDGSEIPEAYGRFSRLVRLSLRNCGLQGSIPDLSSIKNLSFLDLSWNNLTGTIPESKLSDNMTTIELSYNNLTGSIPQSFSELYSLQLLSLENNSLSGSVPTAIWENKSFENNKLQVDLRNNNFSDTTGNLRTPDNVTLYLRGNPICKSTSIPIVKQLFEYICGEKKQTSTKSEHTPCNNASCPYEKVPVSLGLCFCAAPLLIDYRLKSRSFFFFTPYIEHQFMEYITTSLQLQTHQLAIDRVVDENKQRLRMNIKLIPKGKTIFNVSEVIRIRGRFTSWTFPRNDFFGPYELLDFPLEGPYADLLAGESGISTVGWVMIVAASIVAATVISVSATLLYVKKRHGNLHALTRKRVSRSISREIEGVKKFSFIELSDATNGFDSSAVIGRGSYGKVYKGILPNKTVVAIKRGEETSLQSEKEFLNEIDLLSRLHHRNLVSLVGYSSDIGEQMLVYEYMPNGNVRDWLSANATETLSFNMRAQVALGSAKGILYLHAEANPPVIHRDIKTSNILLDSQLHAKVADFGLSRLAPNFGEGDCEPAHVSTVVRGTPGYLDPEYFMTRQLTVKSDVYSFGVVLLELLTGMHPFFEGTHIIREVRMANECGTIQSMADSRMGQSSPDKVMKLAGLALWCCEDRPEMRPSMSKVVKELESICQSVKETDMFSETTTLLYTKTSSSSSSSPVPSSLTGSNLDSGFFESVKPR comes from the exons ATGAATTCAAAAACATGCGGTTCAGTATTCCTGGTGGCATTTTGTTGTCTTCTCCTTCAGTCAGCTGATTCAAGAACTGATCTTTCAGAAG TAACTGCTTTAAGGGTGATCAAAAGGAGTCTAATTGATCCTATGAGAAATTTAAGCAACTGGGAAAAGGGTGACCCATGTAATTCAAACTGGACTGGCATAACATGCTTCGAGAGATCACATGATGATGGTCACTTTCACGTCCGGGAGCT CCAATTGATGAGGCTGAATTTATCTGGAGAGCTGGCTCCTGAAGTTGGCCAGTTATCTTATCTCGAAATCCT TAATGTGATGTGGAACAACATAACTGGGCGTATTCCTTTGGAGATAGGAAAAATTTCTTCTTTGAAACTCCT ACTGCTGAATGGGAACAAACTCACGGGTAGTTTACCCCCTGAACTTGGCAACCTTCGAAATTTAAACAGGCTTCAAGTAGATGAGAACAACATAACAGGTTCAGTTCCACCTGCATTTGGAAACATGACAAGCATAAAACATCT CCACTTAAATAACAACACGTTAACCGGAGAAATTCCAGTGGAGCTATCCAAACTGAACAACCTCGCTCACCT GATACTGGACAATAATAACTTGACTGGGTCTTTGCCGCAAGAGTTAGCTCGACTCCCATCCTTTACCATACT TCAGATGGATAACAACAACTTCGACGGTTCTGAGATTCCAGAGGCTTATGGAAGGTTTTCTAGATTAGTAAGATT AAGTTTAAGGAACTGTGGACTACAAGGATCAATTCCTGATCTAAGCAGTATAAAAAATCTTAGCTTTTT AGACCTGAGCTGGAACAATCTCACAGGGACTATACCAGAATCTAAGCTTTCTGATAATATGACAACAAT TGAACTATCTTATAACAACCTCACTGGATCTATACCACAAAGTTTCTCGGAACTGTATTCTCTTCAATTACT TTCACTTGAGAACAACAGTTTATCTGGTTCCGTCCCAACAGCAATTTGGGAGAACAAGTCTTTCGAGAATAACAAACTGCAAGT TGATCTCAGGAACAATAACTTCTCTGATACCACAGGAAACCTGAGAACACCAGACAATGTTACCCTATA TCTTCGTGGCAACCCAATATGCAAAAGTACAAGCATTCCCATCGTTAAACAACTCTTCGAATATATCTGCGGCGAGAAAAAGCAAACATCTACCAAATCAGAACACACACCATGCAACAATGCGTCATGTCCCTATGAGAAGGTGCCAGTTTCCCTAGGACTCTGCTTTTGTGCAGCGCCTCTTTTGATCGATTATAGGCTAAAGAGCcgtagcttcttcttcttcactccaTATATTGAACACCAATTCATGGAGTATATAACCACGTCACTCCAGCTGCAAACTCATCAACTAGCGATTGATAGAGTTGTTGATGAGAACAAGCAGCGTCTACGGATGAACATCAAGCTAATTCCCAAAGGCAAAACAATATTTAACGTTAGCGAAGTCATACGTATCAGGGGAAGGTTTACTTCATGGACTTTTCCTCGTAATGACTTTTTTGGACCTTATGAGCTACTAGACTTCCCTCTCGAAGGACCATATG CTGATTTGCTAGCTGGAGAGAGTGGGATCAGCACCGTTGGATGGGTGATGATAGTGGCAGCCTCCATCGTTGCTGCAACTGTTATTTCAGTGAGCGCAACACTTCTATATGTGAAGAAACGTCATGGGAATCTGCATGCACTCACCAGAAAACGTGTTT CCAGATCAATATCTCGGGAAATCGAAGGGGTGAAGAAGTTCAGTTTTATAGAACTGTCGGATGCAACTAATGGCTTTGATAGCTCTGCAGTGATCGGTAGAGGTAGCTATGGAAAAGTATACAAAGGCATTTTGCCAAATAAAACAGTAGTTGCCATCAAACGAGGAGAAGAAACTTCTCTGCAGAGCGAGAAAGAGTTTCTGAATGAGATTGATCTGCTTTCGAGGTTACATCACCGGAATCTTGTGTCACTGGTTGGCTACAGTAGTGACATTGGGGAACAA ATGCTGGTGTATGAGTATATGCCTAATGGCAATGTGCGTGATTGGCTTTCAG CTAATGCTACGGAAACATtgagctttaacatgagggcaCAAGTGGCTTTAGGTTCAGCTAAAGGGATCCTTTACCTTCATGCTGAAGCAAATCCACCTGTTATTCACCGCGATATCAAAACCAGCAACATACTTTTGGACAGTCAGCTTCATGCTAAAGTTGCTGATTTTGGATTGTCACGGCTGGCTCCAAATTTTGGGGAGGGAGATTGTGAGCCGGCCCATGTATCAACCGTAGTGAGAGGAACACCG GGATATCTGGATCCAGAGTACTTCATGACTCGGCAACTGACGGTAAAGAGTGACGTGTACAGTTTCGGAGTGGTGTTGCTTGAGCTCTTGACTGGAATGCACCCATTCTTTGAGGGTACACATATTATCCGTGAG GTGAGGATGGCAAATGAATGTGGAACGATTCAGTCAATGGCGGATAGTCGGATGGGACAAAGTTCGCCAGATAAAGTGATGAAGCTGGCGGGATTGGCGTTATGGTGTTGTGAGGATAGACCAGAGATGAGACCGTCGATGTCAAAAGTTGTGAAGGAActcgaaagcatttgccaatcTGTGAAGGAGACCGATATGTTCTCAGAAACAACGACGTTACTCTACACCAAAACATCGTCGTCGTCGTCATCGTCTCCTGTGCCTTCATCTTTAACTGGAAGTAACTTGGACAGTGGCTTTTTCGAATCTGTAAAACCGCGTTGA
- the LOC106382800 gene encoding ras-related protein RABE1a-like isoform X1, translated as MAAPPARARADYDYLIKLLLIGDSGVGKSCLLLRFSDGSFTTSFITTIGIDFKIRTIDLDGKRIKLQIWDTAGQERFRTITTAYYRGAMGILLVYDVTDESSFNNIRNWIRNIEQHASDNVNKILVGNKADMDESKRAVPKAKGQALADEYGIKFFETMSLVLQSAKTNLNVEEVFFSIGKDIKQRLADTDARAEPQTIRINQSDQGAGTSQATQKSACCGS; from the exons ATGGCTGCTCCTCCTGCTAGAGCTCGCGCTGATTACGATTACCTCATTAAACTACTCTTGATCGGAGACAGCG GTGTGGGTAAGAGTTGCCTCCTCTTGCGCTTTTCAGATGGCTCCTTTACCACCAGTTTCATTACAACAATTGG AATTGATTTCAAGATACGGACTATTGATCTGGATGGGAAGAGAATTAAGCTGCAAATCTGGGATACTGCAGGACAGGAGCGGTTCCGGACTATCACAACTG CGTACTACCGTGGAGCCATGGGCATTTTGCTTGTGTATGATGTCACCGATGAATCATCTTTCAACA ACATCAGGAACTGGATCCGTAACATTGAGCAGCACGCTTCTGATAATGTCAACAAGATTCTCGTGGGGAACAAGGCAGATATGGATGAAAGCAaaaga GCTGTGCCAAAAGCTAAGGGACAAGCTCTTGCAGATGAATACGGAATCAAGTTCTTCGAGACT ATGAGTTTGGTCTTGCAGAGTGCCAAGACGAACTTAAACGTTGAGGAAGTTTTCTTTTCAATAGGTAAAGACATTAAGCAAAGACTAGCAGATACCGATGCAAGGGCTGAG CCACAAACAATCAGAATCAACCAATCCGACCAAGGTGCAGGGACATCTCAAGCTACTCAGAAATCAGCATGTTGCGGTTCGTAG
- the LOC106382800 gene encoding ras-related protein RABE1a-like isoform X2, translating to MAAPPARARADYDYLIKLLLIGDSGVGKSCLLLRFSDGSFTTSFITTIGIDFKIRTIDLDGKRIKLQIWDTAGQERFRTITTAYYRGAMGILLVYDVTDESSFNNIRNWIRNIEQHASDNVNKILVGNKADMDESKRAVPKAKGQALADEYGIKFFETSAKTNLNVEEVFFSIGKDIKQRLADTDARAEPQTIRINQSDQGAGTSQATQKSACCGS from the exons ATGGCTGCTCCTCCTGCTAGAGCTCGCGCTGATTACGATTACCTCATTAAACTACTCTTGATCGGAGACAGCG GTGTGGGTAAGAGTTGCCTCCTCTTGCGCTTTTCAGATGGCTCCTTTACCACCAGTTTCATTACAACAATTGG AATTGATTTCAAGATACGGACTATTGATCTGGATGGGAAGAGAATTAAGCTGCAAATCTGGGATACTGCAGGACAGGAGCGGTTCCGGACTATCACAACTG CGTACTACCGTGGAGCCATGGGCATTTTGCTTGTGTATGATGTCACCGATGAATCATCTTTCAACA ACATCAGGAACTGGATCCGTAACATTGAGCAGCACGCTTCTGATAATGTCAACAAGATTCTCGTGGGGAACAAGGCAGATATGGATGAAAGCAaaaga GCTGTGCCAAAAGCTAAGGGACAAGCTCTTGCAGATGAATACGGAATCAAGTTCTTCGAGACT AGTGCCAAGACGAACTTAAACGTTGAGGAAGTTTTCTTTTCAATAGGTAAAGACATTAAGCAAAGACTAGCAGATACCGATGCAAGGGCTGAG CCACAAACAATCAGAATCAACCAATCCGACCAAGGTGCAGGGACATCTCAAGCTACTCAGAAATCAGCATGTTGCGGTTCGTAG